From Pseudomonas sp. B21-028, one genomic window encodes:
- a CDS encoding adenylosuccinate synthase — MGKNVVVLGTQWGDEGKGKIVDLLTEHAAAVVRYQGGHNAGHTLVIDGEKTVLHLIPSGVLREGVQCLIGNGVVVAPDALLREIVKLEEKGVPVRERLRISPSCPLILSYHVALDQAREKARGEMKIGTTGRGIGPAYEDKVARRGLRIGDLFHRERFAAKLGELLDYHNFVLVNYYKEPAIDFQKTLDECMEYAELLKPMMLDVTAELHELRRAGKDIMFEGAQGSLLDIDHGTYPYVTSSNTTAGGIATGSGFGPMYVDYILGITKAYTTRVGSGPFPTELFDDIGAFLAKRGHEFGATTGRARRCGWFDAVILRRAIDVNSISGLCLTKLDVLDGLETINICVGYKNQDGAVIDAPTDADSYIGLEPVYEQMPGWTESTVGAKTLEELPAAARNYIKRLEELVGAPIDIISTGPERNETIVLRHPFS, encoded by the coding sequence ATGGGTAAGAATGTCGTAGTCCTGGGCACCCAATGGGGTGATGAGGGCAAAGGCAAGATCGTTGATCTGCTGACCGAACATGCTGCCGCCGTAGTGCGCTACCAGGGTGGCCACAATGCCGGTCACACGTTGGTGATCGACGGTGAAAAAACCGTTCTGCACCTGATTCCGTCGGGCGTGTTGCGCGAGGGCGTACAGTGCCTGATCGGTAACGGTGTCGTGGTTGCTCCCGACGCCCTGCTGCGGGAAATCGTCAAGCTGGAAGAGAAGGGTGTGCCGGTGCGCGAGCGCCTGCGTATCAGCCCGTCCTGCCCGCTGATCCTGTCCTACCACGTTGCGCTGGACCAGGCCCGTGAGAAGGCCCGTGGCGAGATGAAGATCGGCACCACCGGTCGCGGCATCGGCCCGGCCTACGAAGACAAGGTGGCCCGTCGTGGCCTGCGCATCGGTGATCTGTTCCACCGTGAGCGTTTTGCCGCCAAGCTGGGCGAGTTGCTGGACTACCACAACTTCGTTCTGGTCAATTACTACAAAGAACCGGCCATCGACTTCCAGAAAACCCTGGATGAGTGCATGGAATACGCCGAGCTGCTCAAGCCGATGATGCTCGACGTCACCGCCGAGCTGCACGAGCTGCGTCGCGCGGGCAAGGACATCATGTTCGAAGGCGCCCAGGGTTCGCTGCTGGACATCGACCACGGCACCTACCCGTACGTCACCAGCTCCAACACCACCGCAGGCGGTATCGCCACGGGTTCGGGTTTCGGTCCGATGTACGTGGACTACATCCTGGGTATCACCAAGGCCTACACCACTCGCGTGGGTTCGGGTCCATTCCCGACCGAACTGTTCGACGACATCGGTGCCTTCCTGGCCAAGCGTGGCCACGAATTCGGCGCCACTACCGGGCGTGCCCGTCGTTGCGGCTGGTTCGATGCCGTCATCCTGCGTCGCGCCATCGACGTCAACAGCATCTCGGGCCTGTGCCTGACCAAGCTGGACGTGCTGGACGGCCTGGAAACCATCAACATCTGCGTGGGCTACAAGAACCAGGACGGCGCGGTCATCGACGCACCGACCGACGCTGACAGCTACATTGGCCTGGAGCCGGTGTACGAGCAGATGCCGGGCTGGACCGAATCGACCGTGGGTGCCAAGACCCTGGAAGAGCTGCCAGCGGCGGCCCGCAATTACATCAAGCGCCTCGAAGAGCTGGTCGGTGCGCCGATCGACATTATTTCGACGGGGCCGGAGCGCAACGAAACCATCGTTCTGCGTCACCCGTTCAGCTGA
- a CDS encoding ATP phosphoribosyltransferase regulatory subunit codes for MATVDRWLLPDGIEEVLPPEAARIEVARRQVLDLFQSWGYEFVVTPHIEYLESLLTGAGQDLDLRTFKVVDPQSGRQMGFRADITPQVARIDAHTLRREGPSRLCYAGSVLHAQPRALSSSRSPIQLGAELYGDASPSSDVEVISLMLAMLQLADVPDVHMDLGHVGIYRGLARAAGLSGEVEQRLFDALQRKAIDEVISLTEGLPADLSDMLRALVDLCGGREVLAAARERLAHAPAPVMAALDDLLAIAERLSVRFPELPLYFDLGELRGYHYHTGVVFAVFVPGVGQSIAQGGRYDDIGADFGRARPATGFSTDLKTLVTLGRAEVELPSGGIWMPDSTDAALWQAVCQLRSEGQRVVQALPGQPLAAAREADCDRQLIQQNGLWQVLPLAS; via the coding sequence ATGGCAACGGTAGACCGCTGGCTGCTGCCAGATGGCATCGAAGAAGTACTGCCACCGGAAGCTGCGCGTATCGAAGTAGCGCGTCGGCAGGTGTTGGATCTGTTCCAGAGCTGGGGTTACGAGTTCGTCGTCACCCCACATATCGAGTACCTGGAATCCCTGCTGACCGGCGCGGGCCAGGACCTGGATCTGCGCACCTTCAAGGTCGTCGACCCGCAGTCGGGCCGGCAGATGGGTTTTCGTGCCGACATCACGCCCCAGGTAGCGCGTATCGACGCCCACACCCTGCGCCGTGAAGGGCCCAGTCGCTTGTGCTATGCCGGCAGTGTGCTGCACGCCCAGCCGCGCGCCCTGTCGTCCTCGCGCAGCCCGATCCAGCTGGGTGCCGAGTTGTATGGCGATGCCAGCCCGAGCAGCGACGTGGAAGTCATCAGCCTGATGTTGGCCATGCTGCAACTGGCCGACGTGCCGGATGTCCACATGGACCTGGGCCACGTCGGTATCTATCGCGGCCTGGCCCGTGCGGCCGGTCTGTCCGGTGAAGTGGAACAACGGCTGTTCGATGCCTTGCAGCGCAAGGCCATCGATGAAGTGATCAGCCTGACCGAAGGCTTGCCGGCCGATCTGTCCGACATGCTGCGGGCGCTGGTGGACCTGTGCGGTGGCCGTGAAGTGCTGGCGGCGGCGCGTGAGCGCCTGGCCCATGCGCCGGCGCCTGTCATGGCGGCGCTGGACGACCTGCTGGCAATCGCCGAGCGTCTGTCGGTGCGTTTCCCTGAGCTGCCGTTGTATTTCGACCTGGGTGAGTTGCGTGGCTACCACTACCACACCGGCGTGGTGTTCGCCGTGTTCGTGCCGGGCGTGGGCCAGTCCATCGCCCAGGGCGGTCGTTACGACGATATCGGCGCCGATTTCGGTCGCGCCCGTCCGGCGACCGGTTTCTCTACCGATCTGAAAACCCTGGTGACCCTGGGGCGTGCTGAAGTCGAGCTACCGTCCGGCGGTATCTGGATGCCTGACAGTACGGACGCGGCACTCTGGCAGGCTGTCTGCCAGTTGCGCAGTGAGGGTCAGCGTGTCGTCCAGGCATTGCCTGGACAGCCTTTGGCCGCCGCCCGTGAAGCGGACTGCGACCGGCAATTGATTCAGCAGAACGGGCTTTGGCAAGTATTGCCGCTGGCTTCTTGA
- the rnr gene encoding ribonuclease R yields MADWQSLDPEAAREAEKYENPIPSRELILAHLADRGSPASREELVEEFGLTTEDQLEALRRRLRAMERDAQLIYTRRGTYAPVDKLDLILGRIAGHRDGFGFLIPDDGSDDLFMSPAQMRLVFDGDRALARVSGLDRRGRREGVIVEVVSRAHESIVGRYFEEGGIGFVVADNPKIQQEVLVTPGRNANAKVGQFVEVKITHWPTPRFQPQGDVVEVVGNYMAPGMEIDVALRTYDIPHVWPEAVLKEAAKLKPEVEEKDKEKRIDLRHLPFVTIDGEDARDFDDAVYCEARPGKLRLFSGGWKLYVAIADVSSYVKLGSALDAEAQVRGNSVYFPERVVPMLPEQLSNGLCSLNPHVDRLAMVCEMTISKTGEMTDYCFYEAVIHSHARLTYNKVSAMLETPKLAESRKLRGEYNEVLPDLKQLYALYKVLLGARHVRGAIDFETQETRIIFGSERKIAEIRPTVRNDAHKLIEECMLAANVATAEFLKKHEIPALYRVHDGPPPERLEKLRAFLGELGLSLHKGKEGPSPKDYQALLASIKDRPDFHLIQTVMLRSLSQAVYSADNQGHFGLNYEAYTHFTSPIRRYPDLLTHRAIRSVIHSKMNTPHVKRAGAMTIPKARIYPYDEAALEQLGEQCSMSERRADEATRDVVNWLKCEYMKDRVGESFPGVITAVTGFGLFVELTDIYVEGLVHVTALPGDYYHFDPVHHRLAGERTGRSFRLGDTVEVRVMRVDLDERKIDFEMAEKTIDAPIGRKKRGAETSAPAAKTAAEPASTKSGRRGPAKEKAGEAYRPSDAAAKNAEVRKSREMKQALLAEAKKGGKAASGAKSGRSTPESASSKPSKHRKGPSKAGSAPAKSGGARKPKAKS; encoded by the coding sequence ATGGCCGATTGGCAGTCCCTCGATCCCGAGGCCGCTCGTGAAGCGGAAAAATATGAAAACCCTATTCCCAGCCGCGAACTGATCCTGGCGCATCTCGCCGACCGGGGTTCGCCTGCCAGCCGTGAAGAGCTGGTCGAAGAGTTCGGGCTGACGACCGAAGATCAACTCGAAGCCCTGCGCCGCCGTCTGCGTGCCATGGAGCGCGATGCTCAACTGATCTATACCCGGCGCGGAACCTATGCGCCGGTGGACAAGCTCGACCTGATCCTGGGCCGTATCGCCGGTCACCGCGATGGCTTCGGGTTCCTGATTCCCGACGACGGCAGCGACGACCTGTTCATGAGCCCGGCGCAAATGCGCCTGGTGTTCGACGGTGACCGGGCGCTGGCCCGGGTGTCTGGCCTGGACCGTCGCGGTCGCCGTGAAGGCGTGATCGTCGAAGTGGTGTCCCGTGCCCACGAAAGCATCGTCGGTCGTTACTTTGAAGAGGGCGGCATCGGCTTTGTCGTCGCGGACAACCCGAAGATCCAGCAGGAAGTGCTGGTCACCCCGGGCCGCAACGCCAACGCCAAGGTCGGTCAGTTCGTCGAGGTGAAGATCACCCACTGGCCAACCCCGCGCTTCCAGCCGCAAGGCGATGTGGTGGAAGTGGTCGGCAACTACATGGCGCCGGGCATGGAAATCGACGTTGCCCTGCGTACCTATGACATTCCCCACGTCTGGCCTGAGGCGGTCCTGAAAGAAGCCGCCAAGCTCAAGCCGGAAGTCGAGGAAAAGGACAAAGAGAAGCGCATCGACCTGCGTCACCTGCCGTTCGTTACCATCGATGGTGAGGACGCACGGGACTTCGACGACGCGGTCTACTGCGAAGCCCGGCCGGGCAAGCTGCGCCTGTTCTCCGGCGGCTGGAAGTTGTACGTCGCGATTGCCGACGTGTCCAGCTACGTGAAGCTCGGCTCTGCACTGGATGCCGAAGCCCAGGTGCGCGGCAACTCGGTGTACTTCCCCGAGCGCGTCGTGCCTATGTTGCCCGAACAACTGTCCAACGGCCTGTGCTCGCTCAATCCCCATGTCGACCGCCTGGCCATGGTCTGCGAGATGACCATCTCCAAGACCGGCGAGATGACCGACTACTGCTTCTACGAAGCGGTGATCCACTCCCACGCCCGCCTGACCTACAACAAGGTCAGCGCGATGCTGGAAACGCCGAAGCTCGCCGAGTCGCGCAAGCTGCGCGGGGAGTACAACGAGGTGCTGCCGGACCTCAAGCAGCTCTATGCGTTGTACAAGGTGTTGCTGGGCGCGCGTCATGTGCGTGGCGCCATCGATTTCGAAACCCAGGAAACCCGGATCATCTTTGGTTCCGAGCGCAAGATCGCCGAAATCCGGCCGACCGTGCGTAACGATGCGCATAAATTGATCGAGGAGTGCATGTTGGCGGCCAACGTGGCCACCGCCGAATTCCTGAAAAAGCACGAAATCCCTGCGTTGTACCGGGTTCACGACGGTCCGCCGCCGGAGCGCCTGGAAAAGCTGCGCGCTTTCCTCGGTGAGCTCGGCCTGTCCCTGCACAAGGGCAAGGAAGGTCCATCGCCCAAGGATTACCAGGCGTTGCTGGCCAGCATCAAGGATCGTCCGGATTTCCACCTGATCCAGACCGTCATGCTGCGCTCTTTGAGCCAGGCGGTGTACAGCGCCGATAACCAGGGCCACTTCGGCCTGAATTACGAGGCCTATACTCACTTCACCTCGCCGATCCGTCGCTACCCCGACTTGCTCACGCACCGGGCCATCCGCAGCGTGATCCATTCGAAGATGAACACCCCGCACGTCAAGCGCGCCGGTGCGATGACCATTCCCAAGGCGCGTATTTATCCATACGACGAAGCAGCCCTGGAGCAGTTGGGCGAGCAGTGTTCGATGAGCGAGCGTCGCGCCGACGAAGCGACCCGCGACGTGGTGAACTGGCTCAAGTGCGAGTACATGAAGGATCGCGTGGGCGAGTCGTTCCCGGGCGTGATCACCGCCGTGACCGGTTTCGGCCTGTTCGTCGAGCTGACCGATATCTACGTCGAAGGCCTGGTGCATGTCACCGCGCTGCCGGGTGATTACTACCACTTCGACCCTGTACACCACCGCCTGGCGGGCGAGCGCACCGGGCGCAGCTTCCGTCTCGGCGATACCGTCGAAGTACGGGTGATGCGCGTCGATCTCGACGAGCGCAAGATCGACTTCGAGATGGCGGAAAAAACCATCGACGCACCGATCGGGCGCAAGAAGCGCGGTGCCGAAACGTCCGCGCCTGCGGCCAAGACCGCTGCCGAGCCGGCTTCGACCAAGTCCGGCCGTCGCGGCCCGGCCAAGGAAAAAGCCGGCGAAGCCTATCGTCCGAGCGATGCCGCGGCGAAAAACGCCGAAGTGCGCAAAAGTCGTGAAATGAAGCAGGCGTTGCTGGCCGAAGCCAAGAAGGGTGGTAAGGCCGCGTCGGGAGCAAAGTCCGGACGGTCGACCCCCGAAAGCGCAAGCAGCAAACCCAGCAAACACCGTAAGGGCCCGTCGAAAGCGGGCTCGGCTCCGGCTAAAAGTGGCGGAGCCCGTAAGCCCAAGGCCAAGTCATGA
- the rlmB gene encoding 23S rRNA (guanosine(2251)-2'-O)-methyltransferase RlmB: protein MSQLEKIYGVHAVEALLRHHPKRVKQIWLAESRSEPRVQTLVELANQNRVAVGQAERREMDAWVEGVHQGVVAEVSPSQVWGEAMLEELLDRTEGAPLLLVLDGVTDPHNLGACLRSADAAGALAVIVPKDKSATLTPAVRKVACGAAEVIPLVAVTNLARTLEKLQQRGLWVVGTAGEAEQDLYQQDLTGPTILIMGAEGKGMRRLTREHCDYLVKLPMAGSVSSLNVSVATGVCLFEALRQRSVKAAAKK from the coding sequence ATGAGTCAGTTGGAAAAAATCTACGGCGTGCATGCCGTGGAAGCGTTGTTGCGTCATCACCCCAAGCGGGTCAAGCAGATCTGGCTGGCGGAAAGCCGCAGTGAGCCTCGGGTCCAGACCCTGGTCGAACTGGCCAACCAAAATCGCGTGGCGGTCGGCCAGGCCGAGCGGCGCGAGATGGATGCCTGGGTAGAAGGTGTGCACCAGGGCGTCGTGGCCGAGGTCAGCCCGAGCCAGGTCTGGGGCGAGGCGATGCTCGAGGAATTGCTCGATCGCACCGAAGGCGCGCCTTTGCTGCTGGTGCTGGACGGCGTGACCGATCCTCACAACCTCGGCGCCTGCCTGCGCTCGGCGGACGCGGCCGGGGCATTGGCGGTGATCGTTCCCAAGGACAAGTCGGCAACCTTGACGCCGGCCGTACGAAAAGTCGCCTGCGGCGCCGCGGAAGTGATTCCGCTGGTGGCCGTGACCAACCTGGCGCGCACCCTGGAAAAACTCCAGCAGCGTGGCTTGTGGGTGGTCGGCACGGCGGGCGAGGCCGAACAGGACCTGTACCAACAGGACCTCACTGGCCCGACGATCCTGATCATGGGGGCCGAAGGCAAAGGCATGCGTCGCCTGACCCGCGAACATTGCGACTACCTGGTCAAGCTACCAATGGCCGGCAGCGTCAGCAGCCTCAACGTCTCGGTCGCGACCGGTGTGTGCCTGTTCGAGGCGCTGCGCCAGCGCAGCGTCAAGGCTGCCGCGAAAAAGTAA
- the hflC gene encoding protease modulator HflC codes for MSNKSLIALIVGVVVAIAAWNCFYIVSQTERAVLLQFGRVVETDVQPGLHVKVPYVNKVRKFDARLMTLDAPTQRFLTLEKKAVMVDAYAKWRVKDAERFYTATSGLKQIADERLSRRLESGLRDQFGKRTLHEVVSGERDALMADITRSLNAMAEKELGIEVVDVRVKAIDLPKEVNRSVFERMSTEREREAREHRAKGNELAEGIRADADRQRRVLLAEAYRESEEVRGDGDAQAAAIYAKAFGQDQEFYAFYRSLHAYRESFAHKSDVLVLDPSSDFFRYLEKAKP; via the coding sequence ATGAGCAATAAATCGCTGATCGCCCTTATTGTTGGCGTCGTCGTGGCGATCGCTGCCTGGAACTGCTTCTACATCGTGTCCCAGACCGAGCGCGCAGTTCTGCTGCAATTCGGTCGCGTGGTCGAGACGGATGTCCAGCCCGGGCTGCATGTGAAAGTGCCGTACGTCAACAAGGTGCGCAAGTTCGACGCTCGCCTGATGACGCTGGATGCACCGACGCAACGCTTCCTGACGCTGGAAAAGAAAGCGGTCATGGTCGATGCCTATGCCAAGTGGCGCGTGAAGGATGCCGAGCGCTTCTACACGGCCACCTCGGGTCTCAAGCAGATCGCTGACGAACGTCTGTCCCGCCGCCTGGAGTCGGGTTTGCGCGACCAGTTCGGCAAGCGCACCCTGCATGAAGTGGTGTCCGGTGAGCGTGATGCGCTCATGGCCGACATTACCCGTTCGCTGAACGCCATGGCGGAAAAGGAACTGGGTATTGAAGTGGTCGATGTCCGGGTCAAGGCCATCGATCTGCCGAAGGAAGTGAACCGCAGCGTCTTCGAGCGGATGAGCACCGAGCGCGAACGTGAAGCCCGCGAGCATCGTGCGAAGGGTAACGAGCTGGCCGAAGGCATCCGTGCCGACGCTGATCGTCAACGTCGCGTGCTGCTGGCCGAAGCCTATCGTGAATCGGAAGAAGTTCGCGGTGATGGCGACGCCCAGGCCGCGGCGATCTATGCCAAGGCCTTCGGCCAGGACCAGGAGTTCTACGCGTTCTACCGTAGCCTGCACGCCTACCGTGAAAGCTTCGCGCACAAATCCGACGTATTGGTCCTGGACCCGAGCAGCGACTTTTTCCGCTACCTGGAAAAGGCCAAGCCTTGA
- a CDS encoding methyl-accepting chemotaxis protein: protein MADEAQSESQAMQAALQQVVEIRQATDENTRTSAKVSGLIEALAGQVDTGAKVIERLAQQSEQIEVVLTVIHGIAEQTNLLALNAAIEAARAGETGRGFAVVADEVRALASKTQSSTGDIQAHIVALQQGAREAVAAIGQAGRQASEGLLVLRDSARLQQSVQASVEQVHAAIGLATQAAAHQAQGAQAVRGRVETIHVQAEKAAQAVVETTASGKVLDNLAAQLKASLGQFKA from the coding sequence ATGGCTGACGAAGCACAGTCGGAAAGCCAGGCGATGCAGGCGGCCCTGCAGCAGGTGGTCGAGATTCGCCAGGCCACGGATGAAAACACCCGTACTTCGGCCAAGGTCAGTGGGTTGATCGAGGCGCTGGCCGGGCAGGTGGACACCGGGGCTAAGGTGATCGAGCGGCTGGCGCAGCAGAGCGAGCAGATCGAGGTTGTGCTGACGGTCATTCACGGCATCGCCGAGCAGACCAATCTGCTGGCCCTGAACGCGGCCATCGAAGCGGCGCGGGCCGGGGAAACCGGGCGTGGCTTTGCGGTGGTGGCGGACGAAGTGCGGGCGCTGGCCAGCAAGACCCAGAGTTCGACCGGTGACATCCAGGCCCATATCGTGGCGTTGCAGCAAGGTGCCCGCGAGGCGGTGGCCGCGATCGGCCAGGCCGGGCGGCAGGCCAGCGAGGGGTTGCTGGTATTGCGTGACAGTGCTCGCTTGCAGCAGTCGGTACAGGCTTCCGTGGAGCAGGTGCACGCGGCCATTGGCCTGGCGACTCAGGCCGCGGCCCATCAGGCCCAAGGGGCGCAGGCGGTGCGTGGACGGGTGGAGACTATTCACGTCCAGGCCGAGAAAGCGGCCCAGGCCGTGGTCGAGACGACGGCAAGTGGCAAGGTGCTGGACAACCTGGCGGCGCAGCTGAAGGCGAGTCTGGGGCAGTTCAAGGCCTGA